The proteins below come from a single Sorghum bicolor cultivar BTx623 chromosome 4, Sorghum_bicolor_NCBIv3, whole genome shotgun sequence genomic window:
- the LOC110434373 gene encoding aspartic proteinase-like protein 1 isoform X1: MRLPVLFALQLVAVAAAASVAEAAATLSSRMVHRLSDEARLEAGPRAGWWPQRGSGEYYRALVRSDLQRQKRRLAGKYQLLSLSKGGSTFSPGNDLGWLYYAWVDVGTPTTSFLVALDTGSDLFWVPCDCIECAPLAGYRGNLDRDLGIYKPAESTTSRHLPCSHELCKSGSGCTSPKQPCPYSIEYFSENTTSSGLLIEDTLHLNSREGHVPVNASVIIGCGRKQSGDYLDGIAPDGLLGLGMADISVPSFLARAGLVRNSFSMCFKEDSSGRIFFGDQGVSSQQSTPFVPLYGKLQTYAVNVDKSCIGHKCLEGTSFQALVDSGTSFTSLPPDVYKAFTMEFDKQMNASKVPYEDSTWKYCYSASPLEMPDVPTITLAFAANKSFQAVNPILPFNDKQGALAGFCLAVLPSTEPIGIIAQNFLVGYHVVFDRESMELGWYRSECRDVDNSTTVPLGPSQRDSPEDPLPSNEQQTSPAVTPATAGTAPLSSATTNLQMLLASSYSLLLLTMSTVFFIS; this comes from the exons ATGCGCCTCCCGGTCCTTTTCGCCCTCCAGCTGGTCGCCGTGGCGGCGGCAGCATCGGTGGCCGAGGCCGCGGCGACGCTCTCTTCGAGGATGGTGCACCGTCTGTCCGACGAGGCCCGGCTGGAGGCGGGCCCGCGTGCGGGGTGGTGGCCGCAGCGCGGAAGTGGGGAGTACTACCGCGCGCTGGTGAGGAGCGATCTCCAGCGGCAGAAGCGGCGGCTCGCGGGCAAGTACCAGCTTCTCTCGCTCTCAAAGGGCGGCAGCACCTTCTCCCCCGGCAACGACTTAGGCTG GTTATATTACGCTTGGGTGGATGTTGGGACGCCTACTACCTCCTTTTTGGTTGCATTGGATACTGGAAGTGACCTGTTCTGGGTACCCTGTGACTGTATCGAGTGTGCCCCTTTGGCTGGCTACCGTGGAAATCTG GATAGAGATCTAGGAATATACAAGCCTGCTGAATCAACAACAAGTCGGCATCTTCCTTGCAGCCATGAGCTATGCAAATCAGGTTCAGGCTGCACAAGCCCAAAGCAGCCTTGCCCATACAGCATtgaatacttttcagaaaatacCACCAGCTCTGGTTTGCTAATTGAGGATACGCTACACTTGAACTCCAGGGAGGGCCATGTACCAGTGAACGCTTCAGTTATTATTGG CTGTGGTCGAAAGCAAAGCGGTGACTATCTAGATGGTATTGCACCGGATGGACTCCTTGGCCTTGGAATGGCAGATATTTCAGTTCCTAGTTTCCTTGCAAGAGCTGGACTAGTTCGGAATTCCTTCTCGATGTGCTTTAAGGAAGATAGTTCTGGGAGAATTTTCTTTGGAGATCAAGGAGTGTCCTCTCAACAGTCTACACCGTTTGTTCCTCTGTATGGCAAACT TCAAACTTATGCTGTTAATGTCGACAAGTCTTGTATTGGACATAAATGTCTTGAGGGTACTAGCTTCCAGGCCTTAGTCGATAGTGGAACATCATTTACTTCTCTTCCTCCAGACGTTTACAAGGCTTTCACAATGGAG TTTGACAAACAAATGAATGCTTCAAAGGTGCCTTATGAAGACAGTACTTGGAAATATTGCTACAGTGCTAG TCCTCTTGAGATGCCTGATGTGCCAACCATAACCCTGGCATTTGCTGCAAACAAGAGCTTCCAGGCTGTTAATCCTATCTTGCCATTTAATGACAAACAG GGAGCACTTGCCGGGTTCTGCTTAGCTGTGCTGCCATCAACAGAACCTATTGGAATTATTGCCC AGAATTTCTTGGTTGGATACCATGTTGTCTTCGACAGAGAAAGCATGGAGCTGGGCTGGTACCGCTCTGAAT GCCGCGACGTTGACAACAGCACGACGGTGCCATTGGGCCCATCGCAGCGCGACAGTCCAGAGGACCCGTTGCCGTCGAACGAGCAGCAGACTTCCCCGGCCGTGACGCCTGCAACGGCAGGCACGGCTCCGCTCTCCAGTGCGACGACGAATCTACAGATGCTCCTAGCTAGCTCTTACTCATTGCTGTTACTGACAATGTCCACTGTGTTCTTCATCTCATGA
- the LOC8066416 gene encoding heavy metal-associated isoprenylated plant protein 20, whose protein sequence is MGGAMRQLLSFLRAINGRPREKKRKTTTTTLRRRRLVQTVVELRVRMDCERCEREVKKALSGIRGVQHVEVNRLQQKVTVTGEVDPAAVLRRAQSTGKKAEPWPGPGPQSTAGYYGPSAAALYGFGAAQLQAHDGRWANPAGYYYPYYPAPVMEAAIGAEQITSLFSDDNPNACSVM, encoded by the exons ATGGGAGGCGCCATGAGGCAGCTGCTTAGCTTTCTGAGAGCGATCAATGGCCGCCCCAgggagaagaagaggaagacgacgacgacgacgctgcGGCGGCGCCGCCTGGTGCAGACGGTGGTGGAGCTGAGGGTCAGGATGGACTGCGAGCGCTGCGAGCGCGAGGTCAAGAAAGCGCTCTCCGGCATCAGAG GAGTGCAGCATGTGGAGGTGAACAGGCTACAGCAGAAGGTGACGGTGACTGGCGAGGTGGACCCGGCCGCGGTGCTGCGGAGGGCCCAGTCCACGGGGAAGAAGGCGGAGCCGTGGCCCGGGCCGGGGCCCCAGAGCACTGCCGGCTACTACGGCCCGTCAGCCGCAGCCCTCTACGGCTTCGGGGCGGCCCAGCTTCAGGCCCACGACGGGAGGTGGGCCAACCCGGCTGGCTACTACTACCCGTACTACCCGGCCCCGGTGATGGAGGCGGCCATCGGCGCCGAGCAGATCACCAGCCTGTTCAGCGACGACAACCCCAACGCCTGCTCCGTCATGTGA
- the LOC110434373 gene encoding aspartic proteinase-like protein 1 isoform X2, with translation MLGRLLPPFWLHWILEVTCSGYPVTVSSVPLWLATVEIWCSVINGASIMQDRDLGIYKPAESTTSRHLPCSHELCKSGSGCTSPKQPCPYSIEYFSENTTSSGLLIEDTLHLNSREGHVPVNASVIIGCGRKQSGDYLDGIAPDGLLGLGMADISVPSFLARAGLVRNSFSMCFKEDSSGRIFFGDQGVSSQQSTPFVPLYGKLQTYAVNVDKSCIGHKCLEGTSFQALVDSGTSFTSLPPDVYKAFTMEFDKQMNASKVPYEDSTWKYCYSASPLEMPDVPTITLAFAANKSFQAVNPILPFNDKQGALAGFCLAVLPSTEPIGIIAQNFLVGYHVVFDRESMELGWYRSECRDVDNSTTVPLGPSQRDSPEDPLPSNEQQTSPAVTPATAGTAPLSSATTNLQMLLASSYSLLLLTMSTVFFIS, from the exons ATGTTGGGACGCCTACTACCTCCTTTTTGGTTGCATTGGATACTGGAAGTGACCTGTTCTGGGTACCCTGTGACTGTATCGAGTGTGCCCCTTTGGCTGGCTACCGTGGAAATCTG GTGCTCCGTCATAAATGGAGCATCTATTATGCAGGATAGAGATCTAGGAATATACAAGCCTGCTGAATCAACAACAAGTCGGCATCTTCCTTGCAGCCATGAGCTATGCAAATCAGGTTCAGGCTGCACAAGCCCAAAGCAGCCTTGCCCATACAGCATtgaatacttttcagaaaatacCACCAGCTCTGGTTTGCTAATTGAGGATACGCTACACTTGAACTCCAGGGAGGGCCATGTACCAGTGAACGCTTCAGTTATTATTGG CTGTGGTCGAAAGCAAAGCGGTGACTATCTAGATGGTATTGCACCGGATGGACTCCTTGGCCTTGGAATGGCAGATATTTCAGTTCCTAGTTTCCTTGCAAGAGCTGGACTAGTTCGGAATTCCTTCTCGATGTGCTTTAAGGAAGATAGTTCTGGGAGAATTTTCTTTGGAGATCAAGGAGTGTCCTCTCAACAGTCTACACCGTTTGTTCCTCTGTATGGCAAACT TCAAACTTATGCTGTTAATGTCGACAAGTCTTGTATTGGACATAAATGTCTTGAGGGTACTAGCTTCCAGGCCTTAGTCGATAGTGGAACATCATTTACTTCTCTTCCTCCAGACGTTTACAAGGCTTTCACAATGGAG TTTGACAAACAAATGAATGCTTCAAAGGTGCCTTATGAAGACAGTACTTGGAAATATTGCTACAGTGCTAG TCCTCTTGAGATGCCTGATGTGCCAACCATAACCCTGGCATTTGCTGCAAACAAGAGCTTCCAGGCTGTTAATCCTATCTTGCCATTTAATGACAAACAG GGAGCACTTGCCGGGTTCTGCTTAGCTGTGCTGCCATCAACAGAACCTATTGGAATTATTGCCC AGAATTTCTTGGTTGGATACCATGTTGTCTTCGACAGAGAAAGCATGGAGCTGGGCTGGTACCGCTCTGAAT GCCGCGACGTTGACAACAGCACGACGGTGCCATTGGGCCCATCGCAGCGCGACAGTCCAGAGGACCCGTTGCCGTCGAACGAGCAGCAGACTTCCCCGGCCGTGACGCCTGCAACGGCAGGCACGGCTCCGCTCTCCAGTGCGACGACGAATCTACAGATGCTCCTAGCTAGCTCTTACTCATTGCTGTTACTGACAATGTCCACTGTGTTCTTCATCTCATGA